Within Sorghum bicolor cultivar BTx623 chromosome 2, Sorghum_bicolor_NCBIv3, whole genome shotgun sequence, the genomic segment CTGTCACAGCCCAACTCGTCGTGGAGGACGAAGAAGTACCGGCCACCGTCGTCTGCTTGCCCACGCCGCAAAGAACGCCGCCCGCCGGACCCGACCCGACCGACCCTGCGGCGCGGCTCGCTTCGTTGGTTATCTGTGTTGAAAGGCGACGCAACGACGGCGTATCTGATCTCGCATAGCACCGAGGCCCCCCGGAATCCCCACCCTCTCCGCTGCCCGCGAGCATCCCGGCTCCGCCGCCGCGTCTCGTCTCTGTGGTCTGGCATCAGAGTTCCGGGAGAATGGCTGCTCTGTCGGCAGGCGCGCTGGCTCCGCTCGCAGGTTGCAACCGCTCAAGCCTAGCACCTTTCCTTCCCCTGATTTATCGTCTTTCTTGGTTGCCTGGTTCGTTACTCTTCCACCCAATTTCTTTTGTTCGCAGGTCTGTCTCCTCCGCTCCCATGGTGCAGCCCGTCTCCGTTATACTGCCGAAGGAGTCCTCCACTTCTCAAGGTGCTGTGTCATCAATGGCTCTAAAATTACGCGCTGTTTCCATATGTCGTCAGTTTTACATGCTTTACATTTTAGGTCGCCATCGCCAAGACGCGGCCAGGGCCAGCTGTTCACCAATTTGCTCCTGCAAGCCTCCGAAAATGTGCGGCTATGTCAGAACATGGACGTCAGGAGGTCCTGACCAATGAGTACCAGCTGGATGATGATGAGCCGCTTTGGCTGGCAGTGGTCAGAGACCTTTGTATTGTTAGGGGTTTGAAGGGATTGGTAGCTTTCTTGGCTGAGCAGCCGAGGCAACTGAAGCACCTGGAGTGGCCGGGCTTTCAGCACACGGTATGCCCCTTGAATTTGACATTATTGAGATGTTTAGAGAATTGCCATTGATGCATTGCTAAATATAATGTGATTTGCTGCCCATATTAGGTTAGTATCAGCAAAGACAAGAAAAGTGCATTTTTAGCTTGTCTGGATGTGTTGAATTTGCAGCATATGTTGTGCAGGAGCACGTGCGAAACAACCTGAACTAATTGGTAATGTATTGTGGCAGAGTGGCGCTGTAGGTTGTTATTGAGATTGAAGTACACTGTACACATTTTTATAACTATTCTGTAAAATCCAGGGGGCAGCCATCTAAATGATACATGAGATGTGGATAAATTTGATTGGGAACCTGAATTACCTTCAACCAACAAGTGTCAATATGTGTTTATTTTAATAAGGGGCTGAAGTTTTCCTTGTTTTGATTCCTTTCTCGATAAAGTGTTAAATTATGTCCATATCCTGACATCATTATTCTAATTTTCACCAGACTTATGTTTACCGATGCCAGTTTTCTCAATGAATCTTGAATTTATTGGCATGCCATATTCATATGCATCATAGATGGGCAATGTGCATTCTAACTTTATGAGTATAAATATGTCTCCAGATGCATTTTTGATAGCTTCACATTCAAATGTTACTTGTAGAACTTGGTCGAATCCTGTGTAATTCTTTGACTGTGTCTAATAGGCACGGCTGGATTATAGCTCCTTCAAATGCAGGGCCTTAGCCACCTTATTGTGATCATTTTATGCCTTAATTTTAAATACTTTGAAGCTTCTgcataaagagagagagagagagagagagagagagagagagagagagagagctttcCTATGCTTACCTCTTGATTTAATCAAATTGTCATCATTGGCAGATGAAGACGGCTACACTTACTCTTGTACTGGTAGCTGTGTTTATTGTTGCATTGTCAACTATTGATGCTGCCCTCTGCTACATGCTAGCCTGGCTACTTCGAAAATCTGCGTAGAATTACGGTATGCTACTATTTCCTAGACCTGAATCATTTACAACTCCCTGGTCCATATTACATTTGACATCAGAATGCAGGCGATCTGGTCTCTTATGATTGATAAATTTAATAGTTAAACACAGGACATTTTTCTTAATATTTTGGGTGTTGCTAGTGGTACACTGGTACCTTGCTATTCATGTTATTCATCTGAAGAAGTAATTACAAATAGAATGCCTTATGTTGTTCGCCATCAGACTTGCAGAATCAGATGAAGTGATCATTAAGGACCACATCTCGCAGTTACACTGACTTTCTGCTAAGTATTGCCATCTGGATGCTGTCGATGTACTGACATGTGATTCATTGATCAGCAGGAATATCCATGTATTGCTTGAATATGATTTAGCCAGGCTGGATAGTAGCAGGCACCAGGCACTGCAGCTGGAATGCAAGCTCTTGTTGTCGTAGGGGTCAGCAATGTTATGCTGGCTGGAGGTAGCAGGAAGGTGGATCTTGCACGGTGTACCACTTTATTTTGAGAGTACCTGAGAAAATCAAAAGAGATGTCCTGCAAATAGTGCTGATGCCTTGTGATGCAGACGCTTATAGTAGCATTTGAAAGGAAGGTATCTGGTTTCAGGTGGAAGAAAAGAAGATATAGTTGTCGTGTGAAGCAGTTAAGTAGGTCTAGCCAAAACTTGTAAGGTTTAACAGAGAAAAAACACATCATGGAGAGGATCAGAGAATTGTGTGTAGTGATTTGTAACTTCTTTTTTATGTTAGGCAAACTCGCTTGTAACTTTGCTGGTCCATCGGCTAGGATCTGGAGAAAATTATTTTTAAGACGTGTGGTCTACTTTATAGTCTTAACAAGCCATCCACTCTGATTTCTCATTAGTATTGGGTTGGTGTGTCTTAATCAAAACCAGGTCTGCTGTCGAGCTGCAAAATAGAACTTACATGCTTTGCTAGTTATGCTAGGCTGCAAAATTCGATTTTATACATCAGAAGAAGGGTGCAGTCTTTGCATGACATGGTTAACTGCTGTACATTGCATCTCTGtataccaatgtgaaaatactACTGAAGGGAAGTTTCCTGATTCATTTCAGCCTACCCCTTTCGAGGCTCAGCAGCTAGCTACTCGGATTTAAAATATGAACTTCACAGATCCTAGTATGATACAGAAGTCATCCAAAAAAGTGGTACATGCGAGAGTTTTGGAAGGAATAGATGTCAACATTTCATGCAATAACGCTACTGGCTTCATCACATAATGTGCACATTTATAGTTGATCTCAGTTGTGATTCGAGGACATGGATACCACAACTATCTGGTGATTTTCCTGCGACTGTTGTTTTGGCGTTCGAACCGAAAGTCACAGAGATGACAGTGATAAATTCTTCATCCAGGTACTTTCCATAATCCTCTCCTTTTCCATTGTTAAAAAGAAAATGTTCGCTATAAGTGCTTCCAAATTTGACGCTGTGATTGTGCCTTACAATTAATTAATATTGATATTGATCCAATGATCCTTATGATCAATTCAAGAATCAATTAGAATGTGGTAGGAAAGGGTGGTGTCATGCTACCAAAGCCACAGTGACAGTAAAGCTGATGCAATATGTTCATTTTCATCCATCCTCTGCTTATTTAGAGACATTAATTTTGATCCAAACAGTGCATTCCCCATAAGATCATAGCACCAGGCAAGCATAAAAAATCAGATACACAGAATTGCAGCTCACAGAAGACAAATATGCTGTTTCACAAGATATGGACTTTGTCTTTGTTCGTCGCAAAATGGGAGCTCCGGACGCACATCACCACATTGGGAAAACGAGTACTGAAGTAGTAGATTCTGCACACACATTTTTTCATAGCACCTGTACAAATTTGCACACACAAACCAATCACATAACTTATGATATATTACAGCTGACTGCCCAAATCCAAATCACTCCCTACATCTTTTGCCTAATTGTCAATCTACAAAGCCAATAGCTTGATACAAATCAACTTCACACCCAACCCAACCCAAACCAAGTCAACCTATCAAATACTTAGTAGTCGAATACGAGCTAAATATATGACATCAGGAATGTACATGCCAGTGCAAGAACTTCGTATTATGGTGCCCATTTACAATACTCAATACTTCGTCAATCAGACCATTCAATCGTCCTGCAAGAGGAAAAAGCAACACAAACAGTTACTTTAATCAGTGATAAAATTGCCCAAGGTTGTTAGAATTAAGAATGAATGCATCTGAAGTCTGAAGTACCAGCAGTATGGTGTTCATCCAATAGAGGGGGATTCCGGTTCAGAGCCACTGATGGATGTAAATGTTGACAGTGAATCGTCACCAAAGTTCAAATGGGAAGTCGATAGGCGACTTAAATCGCCAAAGTATCTATTATGGCCAGAGTATGATCTGGGCGTCAAAAGCTCAGGAGTAGCACTGCCAAGAGATGATCGACGAGGAGTTGGAGTCTTGAGTCCATTAGTGTTTCCATTTGGCCGGTACCCATTTGTCTTCCTACTTAAGCTGCTCGTTCTCTTTGGGCTTGGTTTAGATCCAAAGATGGCTTCTTTCTCTGCAAGTAGGATACTCTCCAGCTTCTTCTGATCCTGCAAGAATGCAAAAGTCAATTTAAAAGGTCCTATCATTTGAGAACTATCTTCAATCATCAAGTGTGATTGGGTAAGCTATTCAACCCGGTATCGTCGATTTTCCtcttctttctgctgccgatgaaGTCTGTACTCTTCAAGAACAGATATTAGGCGCCCCTATCAAGGCACATGCAAATCAACAAATTAATCAAATAACttgtgcatgcacacattggtcATCCAATTGTAATGCTTACCCCATCATAGAGAAAGGGTTTATTTCTTGCATTTTCCCAAGCAAAGGTTCGGTTTATCAGGTTGTCCACCATACCTGAAAAATTTCTGGGTCatgaattgaagtaattgaaatcTAACATAATTTTACAGCACACATATTGAAACTTACTTGGGATTTTTCTAACCAAAATCCGTGCCTTTTCTGCCCGTTTAAGGTTTATATGAGCACCCCTTCCAGCACTATACCTCTTTGGGTCCTGCAAAAACCCTTTGGTGTCATTTTTCATGATTTAGCTGATTACAGGTTTCTCATGGAAAATGATACTGATTAGTCCATTGCCATCTTTCCAGCTACACTGAATTAGGTACTTTGTGTGTACATAAATGGTATGTGAAACATTTTAATTCCATTCTAGGGATGCTTCCAGTACCTGGTTATATTCTTGAAGCCAAGCATCTTCATCACAAGCAGCAATCCATTTATTTATCCTGTCCATTATATCTTTCCGGCTAAGAGACTCTTCTTTCGCTTTTAATATTTGTGACTCAATATTCGCCAGGAGCTCAGAAGGGTCGATGAGGCCTGGATGGAATAGGCACAAGAATATTATTACttgtaaaaaaaaagaacatgtCAATATACTTGCAGAGCAGGATGCAAAAAGAACAACCAGAATCGATCAAAGCATCAGTTTGTTCAGGGGCTGTGCTGACATCAGGTTCTATATGTGCATTTTGGCAGATCTCTTCTAATTCTGCCCTCCTTTTCATAACAATTTCCTTTAGTCTGCTGGTTTTTAGTTTTGTTAACCTCTCAACCTCAGCTTCCATCTGGATGAGAAATGAAAATCGGAATTATTACAGTATGCTGCAAACAAAGTTTAAAGACCCAAACAACAGCAAAGAGGTAAAACCTTATCAATTGTGTCCTTGGAGAGAACTCCAGGTGATGTGATTCCCTCCTCAGGTAATATGAGAATGCTCATTACTTTACTAAATTGTctcttttcttcttcaggagagTCCATAAGTTTCCAA encodes:
- the LOC8081030 gene encoding uncharacterized protein LOC8081030, which translates into the protein MAALSAGALAPLAGLSPPLPWCSPSPLYCRRSPPLLKVAIAKTRPGPAVHQFAPASLRKCAAMSEHGRQEVLTNEYQLDDDEPLWLAVVRDLCIVRGLKGLVAFLAEQPRQLKHLEWPGFQHTMKTATLTLVLVAVFIVALSTIDAALCYMLAWLLRKSA
- the LOC8081031 gene encoding 65-kDa microtubule-associated protein 6, translated to MVGVGAGLGLGMEGPSCGALLRELQQIWAEVGESEAEKNKALLDIERECLEVYRRKVDDANRTRVQLHQSVAAKEAEVASLMATLGEHKLYLKKDKGVVPLKEQLAAVIPVLENLKCKKEERVKQFSDIRSQIEKIRFELSEHNDQGGNVSSLAAEEHDLSTRKLNSYQAQLRALQKDKSERLRKVLEYINEVHSLCGVLGIDFGSTVHEVHPSLHQNGIEQSRNISNSTLEGLATTIYKLKAERKSRIHKVRETMESLCQLWKLMDSPEEEKRQFSKVMSILILPEEGITSPGVLSKDTIDKMEAEVERLTKLKTSRLKEIVMKRRAELEEICQNAHIEPDVSTAPEQTDALIDSGLIDPSELLANIESQILKAKEESLSRKDIMDRINKWIAACDEDAWLQEYNQDPKRYSAGRGAHINLKRAEKARILVRKIPSMVDNLINRTFAWENARNKPFLYDGGRLISVLEEYRLHRQQKEEENRRYRDQKKLESILLAEKEAIFGSKPSPKRTSSLSRKTNGYRPNGNTNGLKTPTPRRSSLGSATPELLTPRSYSGHNRYFGDLSRLSTSHLNFGDDSLSTFTSISGSEPESPSIG